Proteins encoded together in one Thermophilibacter immobilis window:
- a CDS encoding ferrous iron transporter B, whose protein sequence is MAETFIGLAGNPNCGKTTLFNELTGSNGYVGNWPGVTVEKKQAPWRVDKSVTFVDLPGIYSLSPYTPEEVVSRDYVVNERPDAIINLVDVTNLERNLYLTTQILEAGRPVVVGLNMCDLLKERGDVVDTAALSSRLGVPVVEVSALKNDNLDELVRKALSAGAKGVPVAGTKCFSPEVENALARIAAVISGTCDASLERWYSVKVFERDTEAIRPLHLTKDQTAAIEPVIKSVEKKRGDDAESLITSDRYDWIAETMEACVKKAPKRLSVSEKIDKVVTNRVLGLPIFAAVMFLVYFIAISSVGTAGTDWVNDNLFADGFFTNGASQATYEADQEDYDAGHYSDQIDGFVLAAEAGGVDVDGVSDAAAALAEDPEDAEAQVVVNDFAAAAEAKGVVATDVAVHDSDGNFLDTDDEPITSVTADDEPVLADGQQLQVIDTVTADDFSAAVAATEEAPDPASYDGFVPSIPTAVTGWLEAAGASAMVISLIVDGIIGGVGSVLGFIPQMFVLFVLLCFLEDCGYMSRVAFVMDRVFRRFGLSGKSFIPMLISSGCGVPGVLATKTIENEKDRRMTAMLTTMIPCGAKTPIIALVMGVLIGGSNAWWVAPMFYFLGIAAIIVSAVMLKKTKMFAGEPAPFVMELPNYHFPTIKSWWLHVWERVSAYIKKAGTIIFAAAVGIWFLSNFGLAGWEGGSGAFGYLPGMEAAPEDLMEYSILKGIGSGIGVIFIPLGFDSWQAAASSISALIAKENLVSTFGVLYGLGGATENSVSMWQGFAGMFTDASGLMHIGAMCAFVAFNMLDAPCFAAIGTIRRQMDDPKWFWFAIGYQCGFAWVVGLIIHQLWELFVLGSFGMWTVVAFVFLAAMLFQLFRPTPKWDKKDDKILSDLSESAA, encoded by the coding sequence ATGGCAGAAACGTTCATCGGCCTTGCGGGCAACCCAAACTGCGGCAAGACCACCCTCTTCAACGAGCTGACGGGCTCCAACGGCTACGTGGGCAACTGGCCCGGCGTCACCGTGGAGAAGAAGCAGGCACCCTGGCGCGTCGACAAGTCCGTCACCTTCGTCGACCTCCCCGGCATCTACTCGCTCTCCCCGTACACCCCCGAGGAGGTCGTCTCGCGCGACTACGTGGTCAACGAGCGCCCCGACGCGATCATCAACCTCGTCGACGTGACCAACCTCGAGCGCAACCTCTATCTGACGACCCAGATCCTCGAGGCCGGCCGTCCGGTCGTCGTGGGCCTCAACATGTGCGACCTGCTCAAGGAGCGCGGTGACGTCGTCGACACGGCAGCGCTGTCCTCTCGTCTCGGAGTGCCCGTGGTGGAGGTCTCGGCCCTCAAGAACGACAACCTGGACGAGCTCGTGAGGAAGGCCCTGTCCGCCGGGGCGAAGGGCGTTCCCGTTGCGGGCACGAAGTGCTTCTCACCGGAGGTCGAGAACGCGCTCGCCCGCATCGCCGCCGTCATCTCGGGAACGTGCGACGCCAGCCTCGAGCGCTGGTACTCCGTCAAGGTCTTCGAGCGCGATACCGAGGCCATCAGGCCCCTGCACCTCACCAAGGACCAGACGGCGGCCATCGAGCCCGTCATCAAGTCCGTCGAGAAGAAGCGCGGCGACGACGCCGAGTCCCTCATCACCTCCGATCGCTACGACTGGATCGCAGAGACGATGGAGGCCTGCGTCAAGAAAGCTCCCAAGAGGCTCAGCGTCTCCGAGAAGATTGACAAGGTCGTCACTAACCGCGTCTTGGGCCTGCCGATCTTTGCGGCGGTGATGTTCCTCGTGTACTTCATAGCCATTTCCAGCGTGGGCACGGCCGGCACCGACTGGGTCAACGACAACCTCTTCGCGGACGGCTTCTTCACGAACGGCGCCTCCCAGGCGACCTACGAGGCCGACCAGGAGGACTATGACGCCGGCCACTACAGCGACCAGATCGACGGGTTCGTCCTGGCCGCCGAGGCCGGGGGCGTTGACGTTGATGGCGTCTCGGACGCCGCCGCGGCCCTCGCCGAGGACCCCGAGGATGCCGAGGCCCAGGTCGTGGTCAACGACTTCGCCGCCGCAGCCGAGGCCAAGGGTGTCGTGGCCACGGACGTCGCCGTCCACGACTCCGACGGCAACTTCCTGGACACCGACGACGAGCCCATCACGAGCGTCACCGCAGATGACGAGCCCGTCCTTGCTGACGGCCAGCAGCTCCAGGTCATCGACACGGTGACGGCCGACGACTTCTCGGCTGCGGTGGCTGCGACCGAGGAGGCCCCCGACCCGGCTTCCTACGACGGCTTCGTACCCTCCATTCCCACGGCCGTCACCGGCTGGCTCGAGGCCGCTGGCGCATCGGCGATGGTCATCTCGCTCATCGTCGACGGCATCATCGGCGGCGTGGGCTCGGTGCTCGGCTTCATCCCCCAGATGTTCGTGCTCTTCGTGCTCCTGTGCTTCCTGGAGGACTGCGGCTACATGAGCCGTGTCGCCTTTGTGATGGACCGCGTGTTCCGCCGCTTCGGCCTGTCCGGCAAGTCATTCATCCCGATGCTGATCAGCTCCGGCTGCGGCGTCCCGGGGGTCCTGGCGACCAAGACCATCGAGAACGAGAAGGACCGTCGCATGACGGCCATGCTCACCACGATGATTCCCTGTGGTGCAAAGACCCCGATCATCGCCCTCGTCATGGGCGTCCTCATCGGTGGCTCCAACGCCTGGTGGGTTGCCCCGATGTTCTACTTCCTCGGCATTGCCGCGATCATAGTCTCGGCCGTCATGCTCAAGAAGACCAAGATGTTCGCCGGCGAGCCCGCCCCGTTCGTCATGGAGCTCCCCAACTACCACTTCCCGACCATCAAGTCGTGGTGGCTCCACGTCTGGGAGCGCGTCTCCGCCTACATCAAGAAGGCGGGCACGATCATCTTCGCCGCCGCCGTGGGCATCTGGTTCCTCTCCAACTTTGGTCTCGCCGGCTGGGAGGGCGGCTCCGGGGCCTTTGGCTACCTGCCGGGCATGGAGGCCGCGCCCGAGGACCTCATGGAGTACTCTATCCTCAAGGGGATTGGTTCGGGCATCGGCGTGATCTTCATCCCGCTCGGCTTTGACTCCTGGCAGGCCGCAGCCTCTTCGATCTCGGCCCTCATCGCCAAGGAGAACCTGGTCTCCACCTTTGGCGTTTTGTACGGCCTCGGTGGCGCGACCGAGAACTCGGTCTCCATGTGGCAGGGTTTCGCGGGCATGTTCACCGACGCCTCGGGTCTCATGCACATCGGTGCCATGTGCGCGTTCGTAGCCTTCAACATGCTCGACGCCCCCTGCTTTGCGGCCATCGGTACGATTCGCAGGCAGATGGACGACCCCAAGTGGTTCTGGTTCGCCATTGGTTACCAGTGCGGGTTCGCCTGGGTCGTGGGCCTGATCATCCATCAGCTCTGGGAGCTCTTCGTCCTGGGCAGCTTTGGCATGTGGACCGTCGTGGCCTTCGTGTTCTTGGCGGCCATGCTCTTCCAGCTCTTCCGCCCCACGCCCAAGTGGGACAAGAAGGATGACAAGATTCTCTCCGACCTCTCTGAGAGCGCTGCCTAG
- a CDS encoding ABC transporter ATP-binding protein, with protein sequence MAKEPPEGRGASSSPNGRSAIAQLLAFSGRRRVLTYLGCALSAVSMLVSFVPYVCIWLVARDLIAVAPRWEEATSIAGYGWVALGFSALSIVIYFGALMCTHLSAFRCASNMRKAATEHLMHTSLGYFDSHASGALRRVVDGCAAETEGLLAHKLPDTAGSVAMVVGMLVLFFVFDWRLGLACLAAVVVSLACFAKMMGGRGMDFMSRYMGSLVKMNKTGTEYVRGIPVVKVFQQTVHSFKAFYDAIQEFTELAQDYAVKWCQVPQSLSLTVINGVAAFLAPVVILLAPGEADFARFLTNFAFYAIFSAIVPTAMTRVMFISDALQTAQDSVARVSEVLAAPVIEAPAHPQRLADNAISFDDVTFAYEGGDQAALSNVSFEVPAGATVALVGPSGGGKSTAASLVPRFWDVDAGSVRVGGVDVRAMDPADLMDHVAFVFQANRLFKQSILENVRAARPSASKDEVLAALEAARCADIVEKLPHGIDTVVGADGVYLSGGEVQRLMIARAVLKNAPIVVLDEATAFADPENEARIQQAFRRLATDADGRPRTVLMIAHRLSTVVRADKIVVLDHGRVAEQGTHDELLGAGGLYARMWADYEQAVSWKISSTSGEVA encoded by the coding sequence ATGGCAAAAGAACCGCCGGAGGGGCGGGGCGCCTCGAGCTCCCCGAACGGGCGGAGCGCCATCGCTCAGCTGCTCGCCTTCTCGGGCAGGAGACGCGTGCTCACCTATCTGGGCTGCGCCCTCTCGGCCGTCTCCATGCTCGTGAGCTTTGTCCCCTACGTCTGCATCTGGCTCGTGGCACGCGACCTCATCGCCGTCGCTCCCCGCTGGGAGGAGGCGACGAGCATCGCCGGATACGGCTGGGTGGCGCTGGGCTTCTCGGCCCTCTCGATCGTCATCTACTTCGGGGCGCTCATGTGCACGCACCTCTCGGCGTTTCGCTGCGCCTCGAACATGCGCAAGGCAGCGACCGAGCACCTCATGCACACCTCGCTCGGCTACTTCGACAGCCACGCCTCCGGCGCGCTCAGGCGCGTGGTGGACGGCTGCGCCGCGGAGACCGAGGGGCTCCTCGCTCACAAGCTGCCCGACACGGCCGGCTCCGTCGCCATGGTCGTGGGCATGCTCGTGCTGTTCTTCGTCTTCGACTGGCGTCTCGGACTGGCGTGCCTCGCGGCCGTGGTCGTCTCGCTCGCGTGCTTCGCCAAGATGATGGGCGGGCGCGGCATGGACTTCATGTCGCGCTACATGGGCTCCCTCGTCAAGATGAACAAGACGGGCACCGAGTACGTGCGCGGCATTCCCGTGGTCAAGGTCTTCCAGCAGACGGTCCATTCGTTCAAGGCCTTTTACGACGCCATCCAGGAGTTCACGGAGCTCGCACAGGACTACGCGGTCAAGTGGTGCCAGGTGCCACAGTCGCTCTCGCTCACGGTCATCAACGGCGTGGCCGCCTTTCTGGCCCCCGTCGTGATCCTGCTCGCGCCCGGCGAGGCTGACTTCGCGCGCTTCCTCACCAACTTCGCGTTCTACGCGATCTTCTCGGCGATCGTCCCGACGGCCATGACGCGCGTGATGTTCATCTCCGACGCCCTCCAGACGGCCCAGGACTCCGTGGCGCGCGTGAGCGAGGTGCTCGCGGCGCCCGTCATCGAGGCGCCGGCACACCCGCAGAGGCTCGCCGACAACGCCATCTCCTTCGACGACGTGACGTTTGCCTACGAAGGTGGCGACCAGGCGGCGCTCAGCAACGTGAGCTTCGAGGTCCCTGCCGGCGCCACGGTGGCGCTCGTGGGCCCCTCGGGTGGGGGCAAGTCCACGGCGGCCTCCCTCGTGCCGCGCTTCTGGGACGTCGACGCCGGCTCCGTGCGCGTGGGCGGCGTGGACGTGCGCGCCATGGACCCCGCCGACCTCATGGACCACGTGGCCTTCGTCTTCCAGGCCAACCGCCTCTTCAAGCAGAGCATCCTCGAGAACGTGCGGGCGGCGCGTCCGAGCGCCTCGAAGGACGAGGTCCTGGCCGCGCTCGAGGCCGCTCGGTGCGCCGACATCGTCGAGAAGCTCCCCCACGGCATCGACACCGTGGTGGGCGCCGACGGCGTCTACCTCTCGGGCGGCGAGGTGCAGCGCCTCATGATCGCCCGCGCCGTCCTCAAGAACGCGCCGATCGTGGTGCTCGACGAGGCCACGGCCTTCGCCGACCCCGAGAACGAGGCGCGCATCCAGCAGGCCTTCAGGCGCCTCGCCACGGACGCCGACGGACGCCCGCGCACGGTCCTCATGATCGCCCACCGCCTCTCCACCGTAGTGCGCGCCGACAAGATCGTGGTGCTCGACCACGGCCGAGTGGCCGAGCAGGGAACCCACGACGAGCTTCTGGGCGCCGGCGGGCTCTACGCACGGATGTGGGCCGACTACGAGCAGGCCGTGAGCTGGAAGATCTCGAGTACCTCAGGGGAGGTGGCGTAA
- a CDS encoding heavy metal translocating P-type ATPase — protein sequence MAHPTYALPPSLDALFDHVERLLALGGTRKDVTLLVVSALALVASLSLGGRMAPDPAWIAILLCGVPIALHATIALVTRLDVRADLLVTIALLSSLAIGQYFAAGEVALIMQLGGLLEDLTVARAHRGIERLVQMTPRTARALDGDGVEQTIEADDVRAGQTVRVLPGEAIPVDGLILRGQTSVDESLVTGEPLPQDKSTGDEVSSGTTNQFGVIEVRATRVGEDGSIQRMARLVQSADANKAQIVHLADRWATWIVVGALGAAAAVWLLTSEPLRAVTVLVVFCPCSLVLATPTAVMAAIGNATRHGFLVKEGGALERLALVRKVVFDKTGTLTEGRPRVSAVVALPASGLSRDELYALVAGAELRSEHPLGRAIVACAAEEHVDVREPEDFHMRPGHGVEATLEDHRVLAGSQAMMEAQGLDKDVWSEAAPDTLAHDGATLVYVSVDKHAAGVIALSDTIRATARPTLAHLAHEGMGSVLLTGDGPAAAAAIASQAGTEEFACSCRPEDKLTYIEERERAGEFVCMVGDGINDAPALRRSYVGVAMGGVGSDVAVDAADIVMISDKIEELPHLVALSCHMMRVIKANLTLSMTLNAVAIVLAFLAVLDPISGALVHNCGSVLVIVNSSLLLGWERDAA from the coding sequence GTGGCACACCCCACGTACGCGCTTCCCCCCAGCCTCGACGCGCTCTTTGACCACGTCGAGCGCCTTCTCGCCCTGGGCGGCACCCGCAAGGACGTCACCCTGCTCGTCGTCTCCGCCCTCGCCCTCGTCGCAAGCCTCTCCCTGGGCGGTCGCATGGCCCCTGACCCCGCATGGATTGCCATCCTGCTGTGCGGAGTCCCCATTGCCCTGCATGCCACGATCGCACTTGTCACGAGGCTCGACGTCAGGGCAGACCTGCTCGTCACGATCGCGCTCCTCTCGTCTCTTGCCATCGGGCAGTACTTTGCCGCCGGCGAGGTCGCCCTCATCATGCAGCTCGGCGGACTGCTCGAGGACCTCACGGTGGCCCGCGCGCACCGGGGCATCGAGCGGCTCGTCCAGATGACCCCACGCACCGCGCGTGCCCTGGACGGGGACGGCGTGGAGCAGACAATCGAGGCGGACGACGTGCGCGCTGGTCAAACGGTACGTGTGCTGCCCGGGGAGGCCATTCCCGTCGACGGGCTCATCCTCCGGGGGCAGACGAGCGTGGACGAGAGCCTCGTGACCGGCGAGCCCCTGCCGCAGGACAAGAGTACGGGCGACGAGGTGTCATCGGGGACCACCAACCAGTTCGGCGTCATCGAGGTCCGGGCCACACGGGTCGGCGAGGACGGCTCAATCCAACGCATGGCGCGCCTCGTCCAGAGCGCCGATGCCAACAAGGCACAGATCGTGCACCTCGCCGACCGCTGGGCCACCTGGATCGTCGTCGGGGCGCTCGGCGCCGCCGCCGCCGTCTGGCTCCTGACCAGCGAGCCCCTGCGCGCGGTCACCGTCCTGGTCGTGTTCTGCCCGTGCTCCCTCGTGCTCGCCACGCCCACCGCCGTCATGGCGGCCATAGGCAACGCGACACGCCACGGCTTCCTCGTCAAGGAGGGCGGGGCCCTCGAGCGGCTCGCCCTCGTGAGAAAGGTGGTCTTTGACAAGACGGGCACCCTCACCGAGGGCCGCCCGCGCGTCTCGGCCGTCGTGGCACTCCCAGCTAGCGGCCTGTCTCGCGATGAGCTGTACGCGCTCGTCGCAGGCGCCGAGCTCCGCAGCGAGCACCCCCTCGGACGGGCGATCGTCGCGTGCGCGGCCGAGGAGCACGTCGACGTCCGGGAGCCGGAAGACTTCCACATGCGGCCCGGCCACGGGGTCGAGGCGACGCTCGAGGACCATAGGGTCCTCGCGGGAAGCCAGGCGATGATGGAGGCCCAGGGGCTCGACAAGGACGTCTGGTCCGAGGCGGCCCCCGACACCCTCGCGCACGATGGAGCCACCCTCGTCTACGTCTCCGTCGACAAACACGCCGCAGGGGTCATCGCCCTCAGCGACACGATTCGCGCCACCGCGCGCCCGACGCTCGCCCACCTCGCCCACGAGGGCATGGGCAGCGTCCTTCTGACGGGAGACGGCCCCGCTGCGGCAGCGGCAATCGCAAGCCAGGCCGGGACCGAGGAGTTCGCCTGCTCCTGCAGGCCGGAGGACAAGCTCACCTACATCGAGGAGCGCGAGCGCGCGGGTGAGTTCGTGTGCATGGTCGGGGACGGTATCAACGACGCGCCGGCGCTGCGCCGTTCCTACGTGGGCGTCGCGATGGGCGGAGTCGGTAGCGACGTGGCGGTCGACGCGGCCGATATCGTGATGATAAGCGACAAGATCGAGGAGCTCCCCCACCTCGTCGCGCTCTCATGCCACATGATGCGCGTCATCAAGGCCAACCTGACGCTCTCGATGACGCTCAACGCAGTCGCAATCGTTCTCGCGTTTCTGGCCGTCCTCGACCCGATCTCGGGCGCGCTCGTGCACAACTGCGGCAGTGTCCTTGTGATCGTGAACTCGTCGCTTCTGCTCGGCTGGGAGCGCGACGCCGCATAA
- a CDS encoding TetR/AcrR family transcriptional regulator, producing the protein MDRRQRKTRRAICDAFEDLLRQERYDAVTVSQIIERADIGRSTFYAHYETKDALLESMCDEMFAHIFKGVNKSCETHHDLRTATLEGKLAHLLYHLRDDHGGICGKLVVEREPHYTASFSEQLAELFESDLPVRPSSQPRDFVVDLLVSSFCEAVSWWLVKDPARSPEEVASWFLLPF; encoded by the coding sequence ATGGACAGACGGCAGCGCAAGACCCGTCGGGCGATCTGCGACGCGTTCGAGGACCTGCTGCGCCAGGAACGCTATGACGCGGTCACGGTCTCGCAGATCATCGAACGCGCCGACATAGGGCGCAGCACGTTCTACGCCCACTATGAGACAAAGGACGCCCTGCTCGAGAGCATGTGCGACGAGATGTTCGCCCACATATTCAAGGGGGTCAACAAGAGCTGCGAGACTCACCACGATTTGCGCACGGCCACGCTCGAGGGCAAGCTCGCCCATCTCCTCTACCATCTGCGCGACGACCATGGGGGCATTTGCGGCAAGCTGGTCGTGGAGCGCGAGCCACACTACACGGCCTCCTTCAGCGAGCAGCTTGCCGAGCTGTTCGAGAGTGACCTGCCGGTGCGCCCGAGCTCACAGCCGCGTGACTTCGTGGTTGACCTGCTCGTGAGCTCGTTTTGCGAGGCGGTCTCCTGGTGGCTGGTCAAGGACCCCGCCCGCTCGCCCGAGGAGGTGGCGTCCTGGTTTCTGCTGCCGTTCTAG
- a CDS encoding ABC transporter ATP-binding protein: MLKEKYGLTDDGARNVKLGTVWTAVSNLATFGGVGVFYLLMQELMAHLSEGTALPSLAPYALGLIAFIVILFITEYYAYYYQYGVIYVESGRQRIGLAERLRKLPLSFFGRRDLADLTETIMGDVKTIEHAYSHVLPELYGAYVTLAVAAVGLFAFDWRPALASLWSCPVGLALLFGARHFLAPLSRATRLGNLAVSDDIQEALECVREVRATNQEERYLDGIRSDIDAAERTTVKGELANGLCVNGAQIVLRLSLATTVLVGAALVLQGSCDFITLFCFLLVVSRIYAPFDQCLMLIAELFSAQTASARMRSFYEEPLAGGGKAFDPSGHDVVFDDVSFSYGGASGEKVLDRVSFTAKEGEVTALVGPSGSGKSTCSKLAARFWDVTSGQVRVGGVDVAGVDPEVLLGDYAVVFQDVLLFDDTVMGNIRLGRRGATDEEVLAAAAAANCDEFVGRMAGGYQTMIGENGSKLSGGERQRISIARALLKDAPIVLLDEATASLDVENETQVQKALSRLLTGKTVIVIAHRMRTVESADKVVVLVDGRVAEQGAPCELLATGGEFARMVELQRESASWAL; the protein is encoded by the coding sequence ATGCTGAAGGAGAAGTACGGGCTCACTGACGACGGCGCGCGAAACGTCAAGCTGGGCACCGTGTGGACGGCCGTCTCCAACCTTGCGACCTTTGGCGGGGTGGGCGTGTTCTACCTGCTCATGCAGGAGCTCATGGCCCACCTGAGCGAGGGGACGGCGCTGCCGAGCCTCGCGCCGTACGCACTGGGCCTCATTGCGTTCATCGTGATCCTGTTCATCACCGAGTACTACGCGTACTACTACCAGTACGGGGTCATCTACGTGGAGAGCGGCCGGCAGCGCATCGGCCTGGCCGAGCGCCTGCGCAAGCTGCCGCTCTCCTTCTTTGGCCGACGCGACCTCGCCGACCTCACCGAGACCATCATGGGCGACGTCAAGACCATCGAGCACGCCTACAGCCACGTGCTGCCCGAGCTCTACGGCGCCTACGTCACGCTGGCCGTGGCCGCCGTGGGGCTCTTCGCCTTCGACTGGCGTCCCGCGCTCGCGTCTCTGTGGAGCTGCCCGGTGGGCCTCGCGCTGCTGTTCGGCGCGCGTCACTTCCTCGCCCCCCTCTCCCGAGCCACGCGTCTGGGCAACCTCGCGGTCTCCGACGACATCCAGGAGGCCCTCGAGTGCGTCCGCGAGGTGCGCGCCACCAACCAGGAGGAGCGCTACCTCGACGGCATCCGCTCCGACATCGACGCGGCGGAGCGCACGACCGTCAAGGGCGAGCTCGCCAACGGCCTGTGCGTGAACGGCGCGCAGATCGTGCTTCGCCTGAGCCTTGCGACCACCGTCCTGGTGGGCGCAGCTCTCGTCTTGCAGGGGAGCTGTGACTTCATCACGCTCTTCTGCTTCCTGCTCGTGGTCTCGCGCATCTACGCCCCCTTCGACCAGTGCCTCATGCTCATCGCCGAGCTCTTCTCCGCCCAGACGGCCTCCGCGCGCATGCGCTCCTTCTACGAGGAGCCGCTCGCCGGAGGAGGCAAGGCGTTCGACCCCTCTGGCCATGACGTGGTCTTCGACGACGTGAGCTTCTCCTATGGGGGCGCGAGCGGCGAGAAGGTCCTCGACCGCGTGAGCTTCACCGCAAAGGAGGGCGAGGTCACGGCTCTGGTGGGGCCCTCGGGCTCCGGCAAGTCCACCTGCTCCAAACTCGCGGCGCGCTTCTGGGACGTCACGTCCGGACAGGTGCGCGTGGGTGGCGTGGACGTGGCGGGCGTAGACCCCGAGGTCCTGCTCGGCGACTACGCCGTGGTCTTCCAGGACGTGCTGCTCTTCGACGACACGGTGATGGGAAACATCCGTCTGGGTCGGCGAGGTGCCACCGACGAGGAGGTCCTTGCCGCTGCGGCGGCCGCCAACTGCGACGAGTTCGTGGGTCGCATGGCCGGCGGCTACCAGACCATGATTGGCGAGAACGGCTCCAAGCTCTCCGGCGGGGAGCGCCAGAGGATCTCCATCGCCCGGGCCCTGCTCAAGGACGCGCCGATCGTCCTTCTCGACGAGGCCACGGCATCTCTTGACGTGGAGAACGAGACGCAGGTCCAGAAGGCGCTGAGCCGCCTCCTGACCGGAAAGACCGTCATCGTGATCGCCCACCGCATGCGCACGGTGGAGAGCGCCGACAAGGTCGTGGTCCTCGTCGACGGGAGGGTGGCCGAGCAGGGCGCGCCCTGCGAGCTCCTGGCCACGGGCGGTGAGTTCGCCCGCATGGTCGAGCTGCAGCGCGAGAGCGCGAGCTGGGCGCTGTAG